One part of the Coriobacteriia bacterium genome encodes these proteins:
- the glmM gene encoding phosphoglucosamine mutase: MGRLFGTDGVRGIANDDLSPELAFRLGEAAGHFLGDTGRGRIVVGRDTRRSGEMLESALVAGIMSGGADALLCGIVPTPAVALLTRQLGADGGVVISASHNPAEYNGIKLFDREGYKLPDEVEDEIAEFVDAQRSWERPTGAAVGRVERVDDAADRYIQHAIGTIEGDLQGLSVAVDCGHGAASLTTPEAFRQLGAKVIAVETGFDGTDINRESGSTHLDRIAGVVKDHAVDLGLAHDGDADRVLAVDEVGAIVDGDAVMAVCATHLKERGRLPHDLVVATVMSNLGLEVALRDQGIALIKTKVGDRYVLDQMLTSGAVLGGEQSGHVIFLEHNTTGDGLVTGLQLASIIVETGLPLSELRQVMRRYPQVLVNVTIADKGRVGTSHAVNDAVHAVEAELGERGRVLVRASGTEPLVRVMVEAETEPEAARHAERLAEVVRRELG, from the coding sequence ATGGGAAGGCTGTTCGGCACCGATGGCGTGCGCGGTATCGCGAACGACGACCTCTCGCCGGAGCTCGCCTTCCGACTCGGTGAGGCGGCCGGTCACTTCCTCGGCGACACCGGGCGGGGCCGCATCGTCGTGGGACGCGACACGCGCCGTTCGGGCGAGATGCTCGAGTCGGCGCTGGTCGCGGGAATCATGTCGGGCGGCGCGGACGCACTGCTGTGCGGCATCGTCCCGACCCCCGCGGTGGCCCTGCTCACCCGTCAGCTCGGCGCGGACGGCGGCGTCGTCATCTCCGCCTCCCACAACCCGGCCGAGTACAACGGGATCAAGCTCTTCGACAGGGAGGGGTACAAGCTCCCCGACGAGGTCGAGGACGAGATCGCCGAGTTCGTCGATGCTCAGCGCTCGTGGGAGCGTCCGACCGGCGCGGCCGTCGGACGTGTCGAGCGCGTGGATGACGCCGCGGACCGGTACATCCAGCACGCGATAGGCACCATCGAGGGCGACCTGCAGGGCCTGTCCGTCGCCGTCGACTGCGGCCACGGCGCGGCGTCCCTCACGACACCCGAGGCGTTCAGGCAGCTCGGCGCGAAGGTCATCGCGGTCGAGACCGGCTTCGACGGTACGGACATCAATCGAGAGAGCGGTTCCACACATCTGGACCGCATCGCGGGGGTCGTCAAGGATCACGCCGTCGACCTCGGGCTCGCGCACGACGGCGACGCGGACCGCGTGCTCGCGGTGGATGAGGTCGGCGCGATCGTCGACGGAGACGCCGTCATGGCCGTGTGCGCGACGCATCTGAAGGAGCGCGGAAGACTCCCCCACGACCTCGTCGTCGCCACCGTGATGAGCAACCTCGGACTCGAAGTCGCCCTCCGCGACCAGGGGATCGCTCTCATCAAGACGAAGGTCGGCGACCGCTACGTCCTCGATCAGATGCTCACCTCGGGCGCGGTGCTCGGCGGCGAGCAGTCGGGGCATGTGATCTTCCTCGAACACAACACCACGGGAGATGGGCTCGTCACGGGTCTCCAACTCGCGTCGATCATCGTCGAGACCGGTCTGCCACTCTCGGAGCTGCGTCAGGTGATGCGCCGCTATCCTCAGGTGCTCGTGAACGTGACGATCGCGGACAAGGGCCGAGTAGGCACCAGCCATGCCGTGAACGACGCCGTCCACGCGGTGGAGGCCGAGCTCGGGGAGCGCGGACGCGTCCTCGTGCGTGCGTCAGGCACCGAGCCGCTCGTCCGCGTCATGGTCGAGGCGGAGACGGAGCCTGAGGCCGCAAGGCACGCCGAGCGTCTCGCGGAGGTCGTCCGCAGGGAGCTCGGCTAG
- the rpsI gene encoding 30S ribosomal protein S9: MVEKAVYQGTGRRKTSVARVRLMPGTGLWVVNGKSAEDYFGRAALCTFVEQPLRVTETVGRFDVFANIHGGGVSGQAGALRHGVARALLEAGDEYRGELKKAGLLRRDPRMVERKKYGLKKARKRPQFSKR, translated from the coding sequence ATGGTTGAGAAGGCGGTCTACCAGGGTACCGGCAGACGGAAGACGTCCGTCGCTCGCGTGAGGCTCATGCCCGGCACTGGGCTCTGGGTGGTGAACGGCAAGTCGGCCGAGGACTACTTCGGGCGCGCAGCGCTGTGCACGTTCGTCGAGCAGCCACTCAGGGTCACCGAGACGGTCGGCAGGTTCGACGTCTTCGCCAACATCCACGGCGGCGGCGTATCCGGTCAGGCCGGCGCGCTGCGCCACGGCGTCGCGCGCGCGTTGCTCGAGGCGGGCGACGAGTACCGCGGCGAACTGAAGAAGGCCGGCCTGCTGCGGCGGGACCCGCGTATGGTCGAGCGCAAGAAGTACGGTCTCAAGAAGGCGCGCAAGCGCCCGCAGTTCAGCAAGCGCTAG
- the rplM gene encoding 50S ribosomal protein L13, whose translation MKTYHAKPGEVEREWLLVDATDIPLGRLASEVASILRGKRKPQFTPHVDTGDFVIVVNAGKVKLTGNKMADKKQYRHTGFPGGLKEVSVGMLLAKRPARVIEHAVKGMLPKTTLGRAMNRKLKVYAGPTHPHSAQKPRQISLEG comes from the coding sequence GTGAAGACGTACCACGCCAAGCCCGGCGAGGTCGAGCGCGAGTGGCTGCTGGTCGATGCGACCGACATCCCCCTCGGCCGGCTGGCCAGTGAGGTCGCCTCGATCCTGCGAGGCAAGCGCAAGCCGCAGTTCACCCCGCACGTCGACACCGGCGATTTCGTCATCGTCGTCAACGCGGGCAAGGTGAAGCTCACCGGCAACAAGATGGCCGACAAGAAGCAGTACCGCCACACCGGTTTCCCGGGAGGCCTCAAGGAGGTCTCGGTCGGGATGCTGCTCGCCAAGAGGCCGGCGCGCGTCATCGAGCACGCCGTGAAGGGCATGCTCCCGAAGACCACGCTCGGCCGCGCGATGAACCGGAAGCTGAAAGTGTACGCCGGACCGACGCACCCGCACTCGGCGCAGAAGCCCCGGCAGATCTCCTTGGAGGGGTAG
- the truA gene encoding tRNA pseudouridine(38-40) synthase TruA: MDSKAASSGEGGVVEREEAEGTLVLTLGYDGAGLAGFQRQAGLATVQGRLEEALAVVLRREVSLECAGRTDAGVHALGQVVSLPASGDDPDPASIVRSLNALLGPGIVVSGACRAAAGFSARHDAEAREYRYRLVPGPVPPLFLAGRAWWVKGGLDLGAMREGAHHLLGEHDFRSFCVTESAAGKRTVREIETLDVGPAQEMGEHCVVVRVVGRSFLHSMVRIIVGTLVEVGRGRRPAAWVGEALAASERAAAGPTAPPHGLVLWHVRYPEEPWL; this comes from the coding sequence ATGGACTCGAAGGCGGCATCTTCGGGAGAGGGGGGCGTCGTGGAGCGGGAAGAGGCCGAGGGAACGCTCGTGCTGACGCTGGGCTACGACGGGGCGGGGCTCGCCGGCTTCCAGCGGCAGGCCGGCCTCGCCACGGTGCAGGGTCGTCTCGAGGAGGCACTCGCCGTGGTCCTCCGCCGGGAAGTCTCGCTCGAGTGCGCCGGGCGTACGGACGCGGGCGTCCACGCGCTGGGTCAAGTCGTCTCCCTGCCGGCTTCGGGCGACGATCCGGATCCGGCGTCGATCGTGAGGTCGCTGAATGCGCTGCTCGGTCCCGGCATAGTGGTCTCGGGTGCGTGCCGGGCGGCAGCCGGCTTCTCGGCCCGTCATGACGCTGAGGCCCGAGAGTACCGGTACCGGCTCGTGCCGGGACCGGTCCCGCCCCTCTTCCTGGCTGGGCGCGCCTGGTGGGTCAAAGGGGGTCTCGATCTGGGGGCGATGCGCGAGGGAGCCCATCACCTTCTTGGCGAGCACGACTTCCGCAGCTTCTGTGTGACGGAGAGTGCGGCCGGGAAGCGGACCGTGCGCGAGATCGAGACGCTCGACGTCGGGCCCGCGCAGGAGATGGGAGAGCACTGCGTCGTCGTGCGCGTCGTCGGCCGTTCGTTCCTCCACTCGATGGTGCGGATCATCGTGGGCACGCTCGTCGAGGTGGGCAGGGGCCGGCGTCCCGCTGCGTGGGTCGGGGAGGCGCTCGCGGCGAGCGAGCGCGCCGCCGCGGGCCCCACGGCCCCGCCGCACGGTCTCGTCCTGTGGCACGTGCGCTATCCGGAGGAGCCATGGCTCTGA
- a CDS encoding energy-coupling factor transporter transmembrane component T, producing MRARPVFGQYVAVDSPVHRLDARAKMGVAAVFAVALFAVDRFAGLLVLAVFVALSVAVSRVPWSVAVRGVRAVAVILTFTLVAHAVRWQPATVSLLRLGPLALDAEGLRSGVFFAVRIVVLVVGTSLVTLTTTPVELSDGLERALGPLKVLGLPVGDLAMMLTIALRFIPTTAQEAEHVILAQTARGARLGEGGPLRRARAYVPVLVPLFVGLFRRADALAVAMEARCYRSGAARTRLVEPLMRATDWATLSLGALACIAIAVVC from the coding sequence ATGAGGGCCCGTCCTGTCTTCGGGCAGTACGTAGCGGTGGATTCGCCGGTCCACCGGCTCGACGCGCGCGCCAAGATGGGCGTCGCGGCGGTGTTCGCGGTCGCGCTCTTCGCCGTCGATCGGTTCGCCGGGCTCCTCGTCCTCGCCGTGTTCGTCGCGCTGTCGGTCGCCGTGTCGCGCGTGCCGTGGAGCGTGGCCGTTCGCGGGGTGCGCGCCGTCGCGGTCATTCTCACCTTCACCCTCGTCGCCCATGCCGTGAGATGGCAGCCCGCGACGGTCTCGCTCTTGAGGCTCGGACCTCTCGCTCTCGATGCGGAAGGCTTGCGCTCGGGCGTCTTCTTCGCGGTGCGCATCGTCGTGCTGGTCGTCGGGACTTCGCTCGTCACGCTGACGACGACGCCGGTGGAACTCTCGGACGGCCTCGAGCGTGCACTCGGACCCCTCAAGGTCCTCGGACTACCCGTGGGCGACCTGGCGATGATGCTCACGATCGCTCTGCGCTTCATCCCCACCACGGCCCAGGAGGCCGAACACGTCATCCTTGCCCAGACGGCCCGGGGTGCGAGGTTGGGCGAGGGCGGCCCGCTGCGGCGGGCTCGGGCGTACGTCCCGGTGCTCGTTCCGCTCTTCGTCGGGCTCTTCCGTCGGGCGGACGCGCTCGCGGTCGCCATGGAGGCGCGCTGCTACCGGAGTGGAGCCGCGCGCACCCGGCTGGTCGAGCCCCTGATGCGCGCGACCGATTGGGCGACCCTGTCGCTCGGGGCCCTCGCCTGCATCGCGATCGCGGTGGTGTGCTGA